A window from Dermacentor albipictus isolate Rhodes 1998 colony chromosome 10, USDA_Dalb.pri_finalv2, whole genome shotgun sequence encodes these proteins:
- the LOC139050305 gene encoding uncharacterized protein, whose product MAMHAMLNRLTDHLESNQCCTHNMIGFRSGLSAQYAMRLIKHLIIDSTSADTKAIRGFDLEKAFENISYAFILKSLTEFHVGKCSFLSSRSARLNIDALLTHEIQLGPKGTPQGAVVFPALFDICMINLSRALNKISNI is encoded by the coding sequence ATGGCCAtgcacgccatgcttaaccgcctcactgaccacCTCGAGTCTAACCAGTGCTgtactcacaacatgattggctttcgatCGGGGCTTTCGGCTCAGTATGCCATGAGGCTGATCAAGCACCTGATCATTGACTCcacctccgccgacactaaggcaattcgCGGCTTTGatttggaaaaagcttttgaaaaCATATCGtacgcctttattctcaagagcctgacagaaTTTCATGTCGGCAAGTGCTCCTTCCTTTCATCGAGGTCCGCTAGGCTCAACATTGACGCGCTTTTGACCCACGAAATTCAGCTTgggccaaagggaacacctcagggggcggtggTCTTCCCGGCGCTCTTCGACATCTGcatgatcaacctgtcgagggccttgaacaaaatctCAAATATCTAA